One genomic region from Nonomuraea helvata encodes:
- a CDS encoding SRPBCC domain-containing protein produces the protein MGHSFELPHEALVEATPEEVWEAISTGPGIDAWLVGRSAVADGVVRTAFGGGEMPPSTVTAAEPLQRFAHSSDKADDGRFVAYEFLVEGRGRSSTLVRMVTSGFLPGDDWQDEFEAMSRGLEMFFATLVEYLSHFAGRTARPVTAFGPMVHDWPRAWETLYAALGGPPSPGDRVRVGPAEGVVYFRNSQTLGIRADNALYRFLQGFNGPMIAAHVLFDGADEGPLWEAWLEKLYADGA, from the coding sequence TTGGGCCACTCGTTCGAACTGCCCCATGAGGCCCTGGTCGAGGCGACGCCCGAGGAGGTGTGGGAGGCCATCTCGACGGGTCCGGGCATCGACGCGTGGCTGGTGGGGCGCAGCGCCGTGGCGGACGGCGTCGTACGCACCGCTTTCGGCGGCGGCGAGATGCCCCCGTCCACGGTGACCGCCGCCGAACCGCTCCAGCGCTTCGCCCACAGCAGTGACAAGGCGGACGACGGGCGGTTCGTCGCCTACGAGTTCCTCGTCGAGGGCCGGGGGCGGAGCAGCACGCTCGTGCGCATGGTGACCAGCGGGTTCCTGCCTGGGGACGACTGGCAGGACGAGTTCGAGGCCATGTCGCGCGGCCTGGAGATGTTCTTCGCGACGCTGGTCGAATACCTCTCCCACTTCGCGGGGCGGACCGCGCGGCCGGTCACGGCGTTCGGGCCGATGGTCCACGACTGGCCGCGCGCCTGGGAGACCCTGTATGCCGCCCTGGGCGGGCCCCCGTCCCCCGGCGACCGGGTGCGGGTCGGCCCGGCCGAGGGAGTCGTGTACTTCCGCAACTCCCAGACGCTCGGGATCCGCGCCGACAACGCCCTCTACCGCTTCCTCCAGGGGTTCAACGGACCCATGATCGCCGCGCACGTGCTGTTCGACGGGGCGGACGAAGGGCCGCTGTGGGAGGCCTGGCTGGAGAAGCTGTACGCGGACGGCGCCTGA
- a CDS encoding metallophosphoesterase family protein, which produces MRVVALSDTHAPRRWRSCPPRVAEHLRDADVILHAGDVCVASVLDELAAFAPVHVVKGNNDGPDVVAPETLEVTLEGLRIGMIHDSGPAKGRLARMRRRFPQADLVVFGHSHIPLDEEGADGLRVFNPGSPTDRRRQPHGTLGLLTIEDGVLTRAEIVPVT; this is translated from the coding sequence GTGAGAGTCGTCGCGCTGTCGGACACGCATGCGCCCAGGCGGTGGCGTTCGTGCCCGCCCCGGGTCGCCGAGCACCTGCGGGACGCGGACGTCATCCTGCACGCGGGTGACGTCTGCGTCGCGTCCGTGCTGGACGAGCTGGCCGCGTTCGCGCCGGTTCACGTCGTGAAGGGGAACAACGACGGGCCGGACGTGGTCGCGCCCGAGACCCTGGAGGTGACCCTCGAGGGGCTGCGGATCGGCATGATCCACGACAGCGGCCCGGCCAAGGGCCGGCTGGCCCGCATGCGGCGCCGCTTCCCGCAGGCCGACCTGGTCGTCTTCGGCCACTCCCACATCCCGCTCGACGAGGAGGGCGCGGACGGCCTGCGCGTCTTCAACCCCGGCTCCCCCACCGACCGCCGCCGCCAGCCGCACGGCACGCTGGGCCTGCTCACCATCGAGGACGGCGTCCTGACCCGCGCCGAGATCGTGCCCGTCACGTGA
- a CDS encoding FAD-binding oxidoreductase, with product MSQPYIVQDEIALPGFAGVVHLPGEAGYDELRRSLNPRVDSRPAVVAEAHGVRDLRTALLAARQHGVPLAVQATGHGTHAACDGGVLVRTSRMASVLVDPERRVARVGPGALWGDVIAAAAPFGLAPLSGSSPSVGVTGYTLGGGLGWLARKHGFAADSVVRAEVLLADGRHVVASADSHPELFWAVRGGGGGFGVVTSLEFRLHPVEKVYSGFAYFPIEAAGETLSAYRSWIEQAPDEISTAVVLKRMPDDAPEPVRGRHVVMVKVVHAGDAAEARRLLAPLWQAAGPALLDETRPSTYAATSMGGTPNRHMDMFETVPDEVIGALVRAAEVAQTVEIRHWGGAMGRPGPDAGPVSHRATRLSVIVDTPVPGLPEALRPYANGGTFLNFLADPSRTASAFTAPDYRRLRDVKRAYDPDGFFRIGHVAR from the coding sequence ATGAGCCAGCCGTACATCGTCCAGGACGAGATCGCGCTTCCCGGGTTCGCCGGGGTTGTGCACCTGCCGGGCGAGGCCGGATACGACGAGCTTCGCCGCTCGCTCAACCCGCGGGTGGACTCCCGCCCGGCCGTGGTGGCCGAGGCGCACGGCGTGCGGGATCTGCGGACCGCCCTGCTGGCGGCGCGGCAGCACGGGGTGCCGTTGGCGGTGCAGGCGACCGGGCACGGCACGCACGCCGCGTGCGACGGCGGCGTCCTCGTCAGGACCTCCCGCATGGCGTCGGTGCTGGTGGACCCGGAGCGGCGGGTCGCCCGTGTGGGGCCGGGCGCGCTGTGGGGTGACGTGATCGCCGCCGCCGCGCCGTTCGGGCTGGCGCCGCTGTCCGGGTCGTCGCCGTCGGTCGGCGTCACCGGTTACACGCTCGGCGGCGGGCTCGGGTGGCTGGCGCGCAAGCACGGGTTCGCGGCCGACAGCGTGGTGCGGGCCGAGGTGCTGCTGGCAGACGGCCGGCACGTCGTGGCGAGCGCCGACAGCCACCCGGAGCTGTTCTGGGCGGTGCGCGGGGGCGGCGGCGGGTTCGGCGTGGTCACCTCGCTGGAGTTCCGCCTCCACCCGGTGGAGAAGGTCTACTCCGGGTTCGCGTACTTCCCGATCGAGGCGGCCGGCGAGACGCTGAGCGCGTACCGGAGCTGGATCGAGCAGGCCCCTGACGAGATCAGCACGGCGGTCGTGCTCAAGCGGATGCCCGACGACGCGCCCGAGCCGGTCCGGGGCAGGCACGTGGTCATGGTCAAGGTGGTGCACGCGGGCGACGCGGCGGAGGCCAGGCGGTTGCTGGCGCCGCTGTGGCAGGCGGCGGGGCCGGCGCTGCTGGACGAGACGCGCCCCAGCACGTACGCGGCCACGTCCATGGGCGGGACGCCCAACCGGCACATGGACATGTTCGAGACCGTGCCGGACGAGGTGATCGGCGCCCTGGTGCGGGCGGCCGAGGTGGCGCAGACCGTGGAGATCCGCCACTGGGGCGGCGCGATGGGCCGCCCGGGTCCGGACGCCGGGCCCGTCAGCCACCGCGCCACCCGGCTGTCGGTCATCGTGGACACGCCGGTGCCGGGGCTGCCCGAGGCGCTCCGCCCATACGCGAACGGGGGCACGTTCCTGAACTTCCTGGCCGACCCGTCCAGGACGGCGTCCGCGTTCACGGCGCCGGACTACCGGCGGCTGCGCGACGTCAAGCGGGCCTACGACCCGGACGGCTTCTTCCGCATCGGCCACGTCGCCCGCTGA
- a CDS encoding helix-turn-helix domain-containing protein, translating to MTGESPKEQRADARRNRERILAVARGVVHEQGTEASLRDIARRAEVGLGTLYRHFPTREALLEALLRQGFDRLAGRAEALGESGEPYEALVEFLRELIGGAGAYRGLAGSMMATISDEQSPLHASCMAMRSAAGRLLERAQAEGRIREDIDGTDLFALANALSWITDQAPSLGSRRDHLFGLVMDGLTRDPE from the coding sequence ATGACGGGAGAATCGCCGAAGGAGCAGCGGGCCGACGCGCGGCGCAACCGGGAGCGCATCCTCGCCGTGGCCAGGGGCGTCGTCCATGAGCAGGGGACCGAGGCCTCGCTGCGGGACATCGCCCGCCGCGCCGAGGTCGGGCTCGGGACGCTCTACCGGCACTTCCCCACGCGGGAGGCGCTGCTGGAGGCGCTGCTGCGGCAGGGGTTCGACCGGCTGGCCGGGCGGGCGGAGGCGCTGGGGGAGAGCGGCGAGCCGTACGAGGCGCTGGTGGAGTTCCTGCGCGAGCTCATCGGGGGCGCGGGCGCCTACCGGGGGCTGGCCGGTTCGATGATGGCCACGATCAGCGACGAGCAGTCGCCGCTGCACGCGTCCTGCATGGCGATGCGCTCGGCGGCGGGCCGCCTCCTGGAGCGCGCGCAGGCGGAGGGGCGCATCCGCGAGGACATCGACGGGACGGACCTGTTCGCGCTGGCCAACGCCCTGAGCTGGATCACCGACCAGGCCCCGTCTCTCGGCTCGCGGCGCGACCACCTCTTCGGGCTCGTCATGGACGGCCTCACACGCGACCCGGAATGA
- a CDS encoding NADP-dependent oxidoreductase — MPAVMHAVRIHAPGGPEVLTYEEVPRPEPGPGEVLIRVHAAGMNPVDWYARRGFAGLPEDLRPTLPLPYTPGTDVSGVVAALGPGVTEWQVGDEVFGLLRFPSMEARAYAEYTTAPVGDLARKPASVDHVHAAGVPMAGLTAYQFLFDYIGLEPGSRVLVNGAAGGVGHFAVQLAKGVGCHVIGVASGRHEAFLKELGVAEFIDYTQVAAAEVVRDVDYLLDTVGRQQAYRLLPAIRDGGVYSPCFLVNFGDEELAKRGIVKRGGQVRSDGAHMAELARQMEEGRLRVGIDSVFPLREAAEAHERAEQEHIQGKIVLQVVA; from the coding sequence ATGCCCGCTGTCATGCATGCCGTCCGCATCCACGCGCCCGGCGGTCCGGAAGTCCTCACGTACGAGGAGGTGCCCCGTCCTGAGCCGGGACCCGGCGAGGTCCTGATCCGGGTCCACGCCGCCGGGATGAACCCGGTCGACTGGTACGCCCGCAGGGGCTTCGCCGGCCTCCCCGAGGACCTGCGTCCCACGCTGCCCCTGCCGTACACGCCGGGGACCGACGTGTCGGGCGTCGTGGCCGCGCTGGGGCCGGGCGTCACCGAATGGCAGGTGGGGGACGAGGTCTTCGGCCTGCTCCGCTTCCCGAGCATGGAGGCGAGGGCGTACGCCGAGTACACGACCGCTCCGGTCGGCGATCTCGCCAGGAAGCCGGCGTCCGTCGATCACGTGCACGCGGCGGGCGTGCCGATGGCGGGGCTCACCGCGTACCAGTTCCTCTTCGACTACATCGGGCTCGAGCCGGGCAGCCGGGTGCTCGTGAACGGCGCGGCCGGCGGCGTCGGCCACTTCGCCGTGCAGCTCGCCAAGGGCGTCGGCTGTCACGTCATCGGCGTCGCCTCCGGGCGCCATGAGGCGTTCCTCAAGGAGCTGGGGGTGGCTGAGTTCATCGACTACACGCAGGTGGCGGCCGCGGAGGTGGTACGGGACGTGGACTACCTGCTCGACACGGTCGGCAGGCAGCAGGCGTACCGGTTGCTGCCTGCGATCAGGGACGGCGGCGTGTACAGCCCGTGCTTCCTGGTGAACTTCGGGGACGAGGAGCTGGCGAAGCGGGGCATCGTCAAGCGTGGGGGCCAGGTGCGCTCGGACGGGGCCCACATGGCGGAGCTGGCCAGGCAGATGGAGGAAGGCCGCCTCCGGGTGGGGATCGACTCCGTCTTCCCGCTGCGAG